One part of the Thermodesulfobacterium commune DSM 2178 genome encodes these proteins:
- the argJ gene encoding bifunctional glutamate N-acetyltransferase/amino-acid acetyltransferase ArgJ, translating to MKTPEGFLFSAVKCGIKKPDRFDLGLIYSPNRLTAWGVFTQNTVQAAPVVLGKKLIKEETLHGVVVNSGVANACTGEEGIQRATKLLEEVAKGLGVSLRSLLPASTGVIGEQLPLEKMLPKVSELVSNLSPERYLDFTKAIMTTDTFPKIAYRSLKNGISILGIAKGAGMIAPNMATMLGFILTDAKVSKDTLKKVLPKIVDHSFNQITVDGDTSTNDTVYMLCSNQKDLKNWEDFEKACLEVAQELAYLIVKDGEGASKVIKIMVKGAKTKEDAKTFAFSVANSPLVKTAIYGEDANWGRIFAALGKTTIPFDFEKVEIYLNGIPWVKNLQVITDEEILRKELQKEVVEIQIKLKEGKKGFEVWASDLTEEYIKINAHYRT from the coding sequence ATGAAGACACCAGAAGGTTTTCTCTTTTCTGCGGTAAAGTGTGGCATCAAAAAACCAGACAGGTTTGACCTTGGGTTGATTTATTCACCAAATAGACTTACTGCCTGGGGGGTTTTCACCCAAAACACCGTTCAAGCAGCCCCTGTAGTCTTAGGTAAAAAACTTATAAAAGAAGAAACGTTACACGGCGTGGTAGTAAACAGTGGAGTAGCCAACGCCTGCACCGGAGAAGAAGGGATTCAAAGAGCTACCAAACTTTTAGAAGAGGTTGCCAAAGGATTAGGAGTAAGTCTCCGAAGTTTATTGCCAGCTTCAACCGGTGTGATAGGAGAACAATTGCCTCTCGAAAAAATGCTTCCCAAAGTCTCAGAACTTGTATCCAACCTTTCTCCAGAGCGTTATTTAGACTTTACGAAGGCTATCATGACCACCGATACCTTCCCCAAGATAGCTTATCGAAGTTTAAAAAACGGGATTTCTATCCTTGGGATAGCTAAAGGGGCAGGGATGATAGCCCCAAACATGGCAACTATGCTTGGTTTTATCCTTACAGATGCAAAGGTTTCTAAAGATACGTTGAAAAAGGTCCTTCCCAAGATAGTAGACCATAGCTTTAACCAGATAACCGTTGATGGAGATACTAGCACCAACGATACGGTTTACATGCTTTGTAGTAACCAGAAAGACCTCAAAAACTGGGAAGACTTTGAAAAAGCTTGTTTAGAGGTAGCACAAGAACTGGCCTATCTTATCGTAAAAGACGGTGAAGGTGCAAGTAAAGTTATAAAAATTATGGTAAAAGGAGCTAAAACCAAAGAAGATGCCAAGACTTTTGCCTTTTCTGTAGCCAACTCTCCTTTAGTAAAAACTGCAATTTACGGAGAAGACGCAAACTGGGGGAGGATTTTTGCTGCCCTTGGGAAAACGACCATTCCTTTTGATTTCGAAAAGGTTGAAATCTATCTTAATGGAATCCCTTGGGTAAAAAACCTGCAGGTAATCACTGACGAAGAAATTCTAAGAAAAGAACTCCAAAAAGAGGTAGTTGAAATACAGATCAAGTTAAAAGAGGGTAAAAAAGGTTTTGAGGTTTGGGCAAGCGACCTTACCGAAGAATACATCAAAATAAACGCCCATTATCGCACATAG
- the pstS gene encoding phosphate ABC transporter substrate-binding protein PstS, whose translation MKKKWFKKVIALFLGIGFFTASGAKATEITGAGATFPQPVFQAWAHEYHKATGVKVNYQGIGSGGGIKQAQSKTVDFGASDKPLTSNELKQYNLAQFPAIIGAVALTYNLPGFKNISLNLDEKAVCGIYLGKITRWNDPYLQKLNPGVKLPDVSITVVRRSDGSGTTWLFTTYLSKACPEWKEKVGAGTSVDWPVGIGAKGNPGVTNYVKQNTGSIGYVEYTYAKENLLPVARLLNRDKNYYLLPSIETIQAAASNAKWSMEKDFYEDLTYQPGKMSYPIVGVSFVLLVKDSPRANEVTKFFKWAFENGDTIAQKLYYIPLPKNLKTMIYKYWQKHKVN comes from the coding sequence ATGAAAAAGAAATGGTTTAAAAAGGTGATTGCGTTATTCCTTGGTATTGGATTTTTCACTGCCTCTGGAGCTAAAGCTACTGAGATTACTGGGGCTGGAGCAACTTTTCCTCAACCGGTATTTCAAGCATGGGCCCACGAATACCATAAAGCTACAGGGGTCAAAGTAAACTACCAAGGGATAGGTTCTGGAGGTGGTATCAAACAAGCTCAGTCTAAAACCGTTGATTTCGGAGCAAGCGATAAGCCTTTGACCTCTAACGAACTTAAACAATACAACCTGGCTCAGTTCCCTGCTATCATAGGTGCGGTAGCCTTGACTTATAATTTACCTGGATTTAAAAATATATCTTTAAATCTTGACGAAAAGGCAGTTTGTGGTATATATCTTGGCAAAATCACCCGGTGGAATGACCCATATCTACAAAAACTTAATCCAGGGGTCAAACTACCAGACGTTTCTATTACAGTAGTTAGAAGGTCAGATGGTTCAGGAACCACCTGGCTTTTTACCACCTATCTTTCTAAGGCTTGCCCTGAATGGAAAGAAAAAGTTGGAGCAGGTACTTCTGTAGACTGGCCGGTTGGAATAGGTGCTAAAGGTAATCCAGGGGTCACCAACTATGTAAAGCAAAACACCGGTTCTATAGGCTACGTAGAATATACTTATGCTAAAGAGAACCTTCTCCCGGTAGCACGATTACTTAATAGAGATAAAAATTATTACTTATTACCAAGTATAGAAACTATCCAAGCAGCAGCTTCTAACGCTAAATGGTCGATGGAAAAGGACTTTTATGAAGACCTAACTTATCAACCTGGTAAAATGTCTTATCCTATCGTAGGGGTTTCTTTTGTTCTTTTAGTAAAAGATAGCCCCCGTGCTAACGAAGTAACCAAATTTTTTAAATGGGCCTTCGAAAATGGAGACACTATTGCCCAAAAACTTTACTATATACCTCTTCCTAAAAATCTAAAAACTATGATTTATAAGTACTGGCAAAAACATAAGGTCAATTAA
- the pstA gene encoding phosphate ABC transporter permease PstA, whose product MEKVVLYRRKLISKVMLFLSFIAAIYGLFWLFWILGTLFFNGFKHLTFSLFIEDPGPPGIEEGGLRHAFIGHAIITFIASVIGVPIGIFSGIYYSEYGRDSKFFKVLRNITDIMVSTPSIIMGAVMYALFVVPFKHFNALAGCLALGMLMVPVISKTTEEMLKLVPFTLREAAYALGAFKWQLIKDVVLRSAKFGILTGVLLGMARISGETAPLLFTAFNNHYVSFDIFKPMASLTVTIFDYAMSPYEFWHNQAWAASFCLALFVLILSIFAKTLVHSNFGWLKLFKRKK is encoded by the coding sequence ATGGAAAAAGTAGTCCTTTACAGAAGAAAACTTATAAGCAAAGTGATGCTTTTCTTATCCTTTATAGCAGCCATCTATGGACTTTTTTGGCTATTTTGGATTCTGGGGACTCTTTTTTTTAACGGTTTTAAACACCTAACCTTTTCTCTTTTTATAGAAGACCCCGGTCCCCCTGGCATAGAAGAAGGAGGGTTAAGACATGCCTTTATAGGACATGCTATCATTACTTTTATAGCCAGTGTCATCGGTGTCCCTATAGGTATTTTTTCTGGAATATACTATTCTGAATATGGAAGAGACTCAAAATTTTTCAAGGTTTTAAGAAACATTACAGACATTATGGTAAGTACCCCTTCTATCATCATGGGTGCAGTTATGTATGCCTTGTTTGTGGTTCCTTTTAAACACTTCAACGCTCTTGCAGGATGTTTAGCCTTAGGGATGCTTATGGTTCCTGTGATCAGTAAAACTACAGAAGAGATGCTTAAATTAGTTCCATTTACCTTAAGAGAGGCGGCTTATGCCTTAGGAGCTTTTAAATGGCAGTTGATAAAAGATGTGGTTTTGAGGTCGGCTAAATTTGGCATATTAACCGGAGTGTTACTTGGTATGGCAAGGATCTCTGGAGAAACTGCACCTTTATTGTTCACTGCTTTTAACAACCACTATGTTTCTTTTGACATATTTAAACCTATGGCTTCTCTCACAGTCACCATTTTTGACTATGCCATGAGCCCCTATGAGTTTTGGCACAATCAGGCATGGGCAGCTTCTTTCTGTTTAGCTCTTTTTGTACTAATTCTTTCTATTTTTGCTAAAACTTTAGTTCATTCAAACTTTGGCTGGCTAAAACTTTTTAAAAGAAAAAAATAA
- the pstC gene encoding phosphate ABC transporter permease subunit PstC, translating to MGKGFSYLIEIFTKYFLGFWAVFTGLLFPFVVFLILLYESKLAIQNFGIINFLTSTEWDPVRESFGALPMIVGTLISTLIAILLAAPISIGIAIFITELAPSWLKGIFTTTIELLAAIPSIIYGIWGFLVFAKYMREDIEPLLQKIFSPVPILSQLFSGNPTGIDVLTTSIVLSIMIIPFMSSVVKDAFNLVPSVMKESAYGLGATKWEVVKDVVIPYTASGIAGGLILSTGRALGETMAVTFLAGNVPQIPKSLLEPFTTITVALANQFTEADTPLYLSSLFYLSLFLFLISFGVLILAKLMILRIEKKWKK from the coding sequence ATGGGAAAAGGCTTCTCTTATTTAATAGAAATTTTTACCAAATATTTTTTAGGTTTTTGGGCGGTTTTTACAGGTCTTCTTTTCCCTTTTGTTGTCTTTTTAATACTGCTTTACGAATCTAAACTTGCCATTCAGAATTTTGGGATCATAAACTTTTTAACCTCTACAGAATGGGACCCTGTTAGAGAAAGTTTTGGTGCCCTTCCGATGATAGTAGGTACTTTGATCAGCACCTTGATAGCCATCCTTCTTGCTGCCCCAATCTCTATAGGTATCGCTATCTTTATTACCGAACTTGCCCCTTCATGGCTTAAAGGAATTTTTACCACAACTATAGAGCTTCTGGCTGCCATCCCAAGTATAATATATGGGATTTGGGGCTTCTTAGTGTTTGCCAAGTATATGCGAGAAGACATAGAACCATTATTACAAAAAATCTTCTCTCCTGTCCCTATATTGTCGCAACTCTTTTCAGGAAACCCCACAGGGATTGATGTGCTTACCACCTCTATAGTTCTTTCTATAATGATAATTCCCTTTATGTCTTCAGTAGTGAAAGATGCCTTTAACCTTGTACCTTCGGTGATGAAAGAATCAGCCTATGGGCTTGGGGCTACCAAATGGGAGGTAGTAAAAGATGTAGTTATTCCTTATACTGCGTCAGGAATCGCAGGAGGACTTATTCTTTCTACAGGAAGAGCCTTAGGAGAAACCATGGCTGTTACCTTCTTGGCAGGCAATGTCCCCCAAATCCCTAAGTCCTTACTTGAACCCTTTACTACGATTACCGTAGCCTTAGCCAATCAGTTTACCGAGGCTGACACCCCCTTATATCTTTCTTCACTTTTTTATCTTTCTTTGTTTTTGTTTTTGATATCCTTTGGGGTCTTGATCTTAGCTAAACTTATGATTTTGAGGATTGAAAAGAAATGGAAAAAGTAG
- the pstB gene encoding phosphate ABC transporter ATP-binding protein PstB — MDDKKVEIEVKNLNFYYGKELALKNITMKIYRKKVTALIGPSGCGKTTFLRCLNRMHDLYVGNRYEGEIIFEGKNILDKKIDLIELRAKIGMVFQKPTPFPMSIFDNVAYGLRLKGIKGTELKDRVEAALKDAALWDEVKDRLKESAFSLSGGQQQRLCIARAIAVEPKVLLFDEPTSALDPISTAKIEDLIVQLKNKITIVIVTHNMQQAARTSDYTAFMYLGELIEVGPTEKIFTNPDKKLTEDYITGRFG, encoded by the coding sequence ATGGACGACAAAAAAGTAGAAATAGAGGTTAAAAACCTTAATTTTTATTATGGGAAAGAACTTGCGCTTAAAAACATAACCATGAAGATTTATCGGAAAAAGGTTACTGCTCTGATAGGCCCCTCAGGATGTGGAAAAACTACTTTTCTTAGATGTTTAAATAGGATGCATGACCTTTATGTGGGTAACCGTTATGAAGGAGAGATAATTTTTGAAGGAAAAAACATTTTAGATAAAAAGATAGACCTGATTGAGCTTAGGGCTAAAATAGGGATGGTTTTTCAAAAACCTACCCCCTTCCCTATGAGTATTTTTGATAACGTAGCCTATGGTTTAAGGTTAAAAGGAATAAAAGGAACTGAACTTAAAGATAGGGTTGAAGCTGCCCTTAAAGATGCTGCCCTCTGGGATGAGGTTAAGGATAGACTTAAAGAAAGTGCCTTTTCTCTTTCAGGAGGACAACAACAGAGACTTTGTATTGCAAGGGCTATTGCTGTTGAACCCAAAGTTTTACTTTTTGATGAACCGACCTCAGCTTTAGACCCCATTTCTACTGCCAAGATAGAAGACTTAATCGTTCAGCTAAAAAATAAAATCACTATTGTTATCGTTACACATAACATGCAACAGGCGGCAAGAACCTCAGATTATACAGCTTTTATGTATCTGGGCGAACTTATAGAAGTTGGTCCTACAGAAAAAATCTTTACCAACCCTGACAAGAAACTTACAGAAGACTATATTACAGGAAGGTTCGGGTAA
- a CDS encoding sensor histidine kinase — protein MAFVVAFSILFNIFLGLILFWLLKKLKETKQKAEEIRQKQVFWEETLYQLEIPVFIVDQTEEIFWQNKISLSLFGDLRGKRFATVLEEIRTKNWEVKTYLSRQGKKVYVFIDNSEKEMFKKSYTLALSYLSHEIKTPFTILRGYAEKLEGEILSLNQYTQIHDYFVTFKNALERIERLVSKLFTSLEYLVKELPLKKERFDLSLALEDVIFWIRPLCEDKNISLEVDLPESVWIEGDKDWLMQAFLNPLENAVKFTPKNGKITVKAYTRENQMINILIKDEGPGVNPKDLPFLGMPFFKSSADKGLGFGLFITKKVVEAHNGKVKFSLPLQGGLEVLIELPMS, from the coding sequence ATGGCGTTTGTTGTCGCATTTTCTATTTTGTTTAATATCTTCTTAGGTTTAATCCTATTCTGGTTGCTAAAAAAACTAAAAGAGACCAAACAAAAAGCAGAAGAGATTAGACAAAAGCAAGTTTTTTGGGAAGAAACTCTTTATCAGTTAGAAATCCCGGTTTTTATCGTAGACCAAACAGAAGAAATTTTTTGGCAAAACAAAATCTCTTTAAGCCTTTTTGGGGACTTGAGAGGAAAAAGATTTGCCACAGTCTTAGAAGAGATAAGAACAAAAAACTGGGAGGTGAAAACTTATTTATCAAGACAAGGAAAAAAGGTGTATGTTTTTATAGATAACTCAGAAAAAGAAATGTTTAAAAAAAGTTATACCTTGGCCCTTTCCTATCTTTCTCATGAAATCAAGACGCCTTTTACCATTCTACGGGGTTATGCAGAAAAACTGGAGGGTGAAATCCTTAGCTTAAATCAATATACTCAAATCCACGACTATTTTGTGACTTTTAAAAATGCCTTAGAACGTATTGAGCGGTTGGTGTCTAAACTTTTTACCTCTCTTGAATATCTTGTGAAGGAACTTCCTTTAAAAAAAGAAAGGTTTGACTTAAGTTTAGCCTTAGAGGATGTAATTTTCTGGATAAGGCCTCTTTGTGAAGATAAAAACATAAGTTTAGAGGTAGACCTTCCTGAAAGTGTTTGGATAGAGGGAGACAAAGACTGGCTTATGCAAGCCTTTTTGAATCCCTTAGAAAATGCCGTAAAGTTTACCCCTAAGAACGGCAAAATAACAGTTAAGGCCTATACAAGAGAAAATCAAATGATAAACATCCTCATAAAAGATGAAGGCCCTGGAGTGAACCCCAAGGACCTTCCTTTTTTAGGAATGCCTTTTTTTAAGTCAAGCGCTGACAAAGGGTTGGGGTTTGGACTTTTTATCACCAAAAAAGTAGTAGAGGCTCATAATGGTAAAGTCAAGTTTAGTTTGCCTCTGCAAGGAGGACTTGAAGTTTTGATAGAGCTTCCGATGTCTTAA
- a CDS encoding sulfite exporter TauE/SafE family protein, protein MSKLRLLYEFMVSASLAHARWEKEMADNIFRNKKRLLLLLVLLSPILVTSLLGAADILGGKSAYAPVHYTPIVFWASTVVGFAAGLITGCIGAGGGFIIAPALMSVGVKGIMAVGTDQFHIFAKAIMGTVLHKKLGNVSVALAIFFIIGSIVGATTGGYINRLLYSKDPVLSDAFISTVYAVILGFLGFYAMYDYFSTRRKVKMGQASSSEGAHGGVIGTTNLAIRIQKINVPPIIKFDEDFGGRQISAWFIIAGGFVVGFLAAIMGVGGGFITFPMFVYVFGVSTPTTVGTDIFQIIFTAGYSSLTQYAIYGYVFYTLAMGLLIGSLIGIQIGALTTKVVPGITIRAFYALTILAGFFNRVSVLPDKFRSLNLVSISKEVCETFIFIGNILFWGAVGLFGVWVLLSFFKNIRTLREEG, encoded by the coding sequence ATGAGCAAATTAAGGTTACTTTATGAATTCATGGTGAGTGCTTCTTTGGCTCATGCACGTTGGGAAAAAGAGATGGCAGACAACATTTTTCGGAACAAAAAACGGTTGTTACTTTTATTGGTGCTTTTATCTCCAATTTTGGTAACCTCTCTCTTAGGGGCTGCTGACATACTTGGAGGTAAAAGTGCATATGCTCCCGTTCACTATACACCTATAGTTTTTTGGGCTTCTACTGTGGTGGGCTTTGCCGCTGGGTTGATTACTGGATGTATCGGTGCAGGAGGTGGTTTTATCATTGCTCCAGCCCTGATGTCTGTTGGGGTAAAGGGTATCATGGCTGTGGGAACAGACCAGTTTCATATTTTTGCTAAAGCTATCATGGGAACGGTGTTGCACAAAAAATTAGGAAACGTAAGTGTAGCTTTGGCTATATTTTTTATAATAGGTTCTATTGTTGGTGCTACTACCGGGGGTTACATAAACAGGTTGCTTTATAGTAAAGACCCTGTTCTTAGCGATGCTTTTATAAGTACAGTTTATGCAGTAATTTTGGGATTTTTAGGTTTTTATGCCATGTACGACTATTTTAGTACAAGAAGAAAAGTGAAAATGGGACAAGCTTCCTCTTCAGAAGGTGCTCACGGTGGAGTGATTGGAACCACTAATTTAGCCATACGAATTCAAAAGATTAATGTTCCCCCTATAATTAAGTTTGACGAAGACTTCGGAGGCAGACAGATTTCAGCTTGGTTTATCATCGCAGGTGGTTTTGTGGTTGGTTTCTTGGCTGCAATCATGGGAGTGGGAGGTGGTTTTATTACCTTCCCGATGTTTGTTTATGTTTTTGGGGTATCTACTCCTACTACTGTTGGTACTGACATCTTCCAAATCATCTTTACAGCAGGCTACTCCTCCCTTACCCAGTATGCTATATATGGTTATGTTTTTTATACCTTAGCTATGGGACTTCTAATAGGGTCTTTGATAGGTATTCAAATAGGTGCACTTACCACCAAAGTTGTTCCTGGAATTACGATCAGAGCCTTTTATGCCTTAACCATCTTAGCAGGATTTTTTAACAGAGTATCTGTATTACCTGATAAATTTAGGTCTTTAAACCTTGTTTCTATTTCTAAAGAGGTTTGTGAAACCTTCATTTTTATAGGCAACATTTTATTCTGGGGAGCTGTAGGTTTGTTTGGAGTTTGGGTGTTACTTAGTTTCTTTAAAAACATAAGAACTTTAAGAGAGGAGGGATAG
- the surE gene encoding 5'/3'-nucleotidase SurE gives MKLLLTNDDGIYAEGLCALYNALSLEHEVYIVAPEAERSAVGHAITIHYPLRVTKVKRGKKFWGYAVSGTPADCVKLALYELIGPVDLVISGINRGANVGINLVYSGTVSAATEAKILGYPSLAVSIDAYEDVDYCFAANFIAKFLDVLKDLPLNKPFCLNINIPNGNPSKIKGIKFVKQSKARLKEVFEKRFDLHGKAYYWQGAEEHTETDEDTDVLALKQGYITITPIHFDLTNHNSLKILKKHNLNFNLDF, from the coding sequence ATGAAACTTCTCTTAACCAACGACGACGGGATCTATGCAGAAGGTCTTTGCGCGCTCTATAACGCCCTTTCTCTTGAACATGAGGTCTACATCGTAGCACCTGAGGCAGAGAGAAGCGCTGTAGGGCATGCTATTACCATACACTATCCTCTTAGGGTAACCAAAGTTAAAAGAGGCAAGAAATTCTGGGGATATGCAGTAAGTGGAACCCCTGCTGATTGTGTCAAATTAGCGTTATATGAACTGATAGGCCCGGTAGATTTAGTGATCTCAGGGATTAACCGAGGGGCAAACGTAGGGATTAATTTGGTCTATTCAGGAACAGTTTCTGCCGCAACAGAAGCCAAAATTTTAGGTTATCCCTCTTTAGCGGTTTCCATAGATGCTTATGAAGATGTAGACTATTGTTTTGCTGCCAACTTTATAGCCAAGTTCTTGGACGTTCTAAAAGATTTGCCTTTAAACAAACCATTCTGCCTAAACATAAACATCCCTAACGGTAATCCCTCCAAAATAAAAGGAATAAAGTTTGTAAAACAGTCTAAAGCAAGGCTTAAAGAGGTCTTTGAAAAGAGATTTGACCTCCATGGGAAGGCCTATTACTGGCAGGGTGCAGAAGAACACACAGAAACAGACGAAGACACAGACGTCCTTGCTTTAAAACAGGGTTACATCACCATTACTCCCATCCATTTTGACCTAACCAACCACAACTCCCTAAAAATTCTTAAAAAGCATAACTTAAACTTTAATTTAGACTTCTAA
- a CDS encoding response regulator transcription factor: MKKILIVEDDKDIANLISEALTSQGFKTYLVNSLAQAYSFLIQSSVDLVVLDLILPDGDGIELLKYLRFSSKYSNIPVVIVSARGAELDRVLGLELGADDYVVKPFSLRELVIRIKKILKTKDSPISQVRVGPLLLDKERKTIFLEDNPLNLTPTEYKILEVFIENPEKVFSREELSNHIWALEREYYSRVLDAYICRLRDKLGEYGELIETVRGFGYRLKKPA, encoded by the coding sequence ATGAAGAAGATCCTTATAGTAGAGGATGACAAAGACATAGCAAATCTTATTTCAGAGGCTCTGACTTCTCAAGGGTTTAAAACTTATTTGGTTAACTCTCTTGCCCAGGCTTATTCATTTTTAATTCAGTCTTCGGTAGATTTGGTTGTGCTTGACCTGATACTTCCAGATGGAGACGGTATAGAACTTCTGAAATATCTTAGGTTTTCCTCCAAATATTCTAACATTCCTGTGGTGATCGTATCAGCCAGGGGTGCAGAATTAGACCGGGTATTAGGGCTTGAGTTAGGGGCTGATGATTATGTGGTTAAACCTTTTAGTTTGAGAGAGCTGGTTATTAGGATTAAAAAAATTTTAAAAACCAAAGATTCCCCTATTTCTCAGGTTAGGGTAGGTCCTTTACTTCTTGATAAAGAAAGAAAGACCATCTTTTTAGAAGATAATCCCTTAAACCTGACCCCAACAGAATACAAAATTTTAGAAGTTTTTATAGAAAACCCTGAAAAAGTATTTTCTAGAGAGGAGCTCTCTAATCATATCTGGGCTTTAGAAAGAGAATATTATTCGAGAGTACTGGATGCTTACATCTGCCGTCTAAGGGATAAACTTGGGGAATATGGAGAGTTAATAGAAACCGTAAGAGGGTTTGGATATAGACTAAAAAAACCTGCATAA
- a CDS encoding DNA-binding transcriptional response regulator, translating into MKVRNVQVLIKTEDKDLEERLKEMVSKIGARVVETENLSKDELKKIDLLIIDTREMEYESMFEFIGEIRKLNHKIKIMWLTCKDNIKSSLLAMKVGVTEEVFFPIDVKTLKNKIKILLEVSQKEKREHQSMLKMEKIDFV; encoded by the coding sequence ATGAAGGTAAGAAACGTACAAGTGCTTATAAAGACTGAAGATAAAGACTTAGAGGAGCGATTAAAAGAAATGGTAAGTAAAATAGGGGCGAGGGTGGTTGAAACCGAAAATCTTTCTAAGGATGAGTTAAAAAAGATAGATCTACTAATCATAGATACCCGTGAGATGGAATATGAAAGCATGTTTGAGTTTATTGGGGAAATAAGAAAGTTAAACCATAAAATAAAAATTATGTGGTTAACCTGTAAAGATAACATTAAGTCTTCTCTCTTAGCTATGAAGGTTGGGGTTACCGAAGAAGTTTTCTTTCCTATAGATGTAAAAACTTTAAAAAATAAAATTAAGATTTTATTAGAGGTATCTCAAAAAGAAAAAAGAGAACACCAGAGTATGTTAAAGATGGAGAAGATTGACTTTGTTTAA